A window of the Lysinibacillus irui genome harbors these coding sequences:
- the lpdA gene encoding dihydrolipoyl dehydrogenase produces MVVGDFPIETDTLVIGSGPGGYVAAIRAAQTGQKVTIVEKNVLGGVCLNVGCIPSKALISVGHRFEQAKHSDDMGIIASDVKLDFSKAQAFKDSVVKKLTGGVEGLLKGNKVEIVQGEAYFVDAHSVRIINGESAQTYTFNNVIIATGSRPVEIPTFKFSDRVLNSTGALSLQEVPGKLVVIGGGYIGTELGSAYANLGSQVTIIEGGKDILAGFEKQMTQIVKKGLKKKGVEIEVNASAKGVEETENGVVVTYEVGGEEKKVEADYVLVTVGRRPNTDEMGLAEIGVEFGERGLINVDKQCRTNIPNIYAIGDIVAGPQLAHKASYEGKVAAEAIAGEKSVVDYLAVPAVCFTDPEMATVGYNEDQAKAEGIEYTAAKFPFAANGRALALNQSEGFVKLVARKEDGLLIGAQIVGAGASDMIAEMGLAIEGGMTAEDIALTIHAHPTLGEITMETAEVLLGNPIHIVAKK; encoded by the coding sequence ATGGTAGTAGGAGATTTCCCAATCGAAACAGATACTCTTGTCATTGGTTCAGGTCCTGGAGGATATGTAGCAGCAATTCGTGCAGCTCAAACTGGCCAGAAAGTAACAATCGTTGAAAAAAATGTACTTGGTGGTGTGTGCTTAAACGTAGGTTGTATCCCATCAAAAGCATTAATTTCAGTAGGTCACCGTTTTGAGCAAGCTAAACATTCAGATGACATGGGAATCATCGCTTCTGATGTGAAATTAGACTTCTCAAAAGCACAAGCATTTAAAGACAGCGTTGTTAAAAAATTAACTGGCGGTGTTGAAGGCTTACTTAAAGGAAACAAAGTTGAAATTGTACAAGGTGAAGCTTATTTCGTTGACGCTCATTCAGTGCGTATCATCAATGGTGAATCTGCTCAAACTTACACATTTAACAATGTCATTATTGCAACAGGTTCTCGTCCAGTTGAGATTCCAACATTCAAATTCTCTGATCGCGTACTAAATTCTACTGGTGCACTTTCTTTACAAGAAGTTCCTGGTAAATTAGTTGTTATCGGTGGAGGTTATATTGGTACAGAGCTAGGATCAGCTTACGCAAACCTTGGCTCTCAAGTAACAATTATTGAAGGCGGAAAAGATATTTTAGCTGGCTTCGAAAAACAAATGACTCAAATCGTTAAAAAAGGCCTTAAAAAGAAAGGCGTTGAGATTGAAGTTAACGCGTCTGCAAAAGGCGTTGAAGAAACTGAAAACGGCGTAGTAGTAACTTATGAAGTTGGCGGAGAAGAGAAAAAGGTTGAAGCTGATTACGTATTAGTTACTGTAGGTCGTCGTCCAAATACAGATGAAATGGGCCTTGCTGAAATCGGAGTTGAATTCGGTGAACGTGGTCTAATCAATGTTGACAAACAATGTCGTACAAATATTCCAAACATCTATGCAATCGGTGATATCGTAGCTGGTCCACAACTTGCACATAAAGCATCTTACGAAGGTAAAGTCGCTGCTGAGGCGATTGCTGGTGAAAAATCAGTTGTTGATTATCTTGCTGTCCCTGCTGTATGCTTCACAGATCCTGAAATGGCAACAGTTGGTTATAATGAAGATCAAGCAAAAGCAGAAGGCATCGAATACACAGCAGCGAAATTCCCATTCGCAGCAAATGGTCGTGCTCTTGCATTAAACCAATCAGAAGGCTTCGTGAAGCTTGTTGCTCGTAAAGAAGACGGCTTATTAATTGGTGCTCAAATCGTAGGTGCTGGTGCATCTGATATGATCGCTGAAATGGGCTTAGCGATTGAAGGCGGAATGACTGCTGAAGATATCGCATTAACAATTCACGCTCACCCAACATTAGGTGAAATTACAATGGAAACTGCTGAAGTACTACTTGGCAACCCAATTCACATTGTAGCAAAAAAATAA
- a CDS encoding dihydrolipoamide acetyltransferase family protein translates to MAFEFRLPDIGEGIHEGEIVKWFVKAGDTVKEDDILCEVQNDKAVVEIPSPVEGKVEEVLVGEGTVAVVGDVLIRFDAPGYEDLKLKGDDHAEAKTEAQVQATAESGQNVEKAPTNEEKAPEKAQDKAQDKVETVVDESKRVIAMPSVRKFARDNDVNIREVKGTGKNGRILKEDIENFLKGGGTVEAQAANVEATEATAQEETAAPAAPVVLEGEFPETREKMSGIRKAIAKAMVHSKQTAPHVTLMDEVDVTALVAHRKKFKDIAAEKGVKLTYLPYVVKALISTLREFPEFNRSLDDATQEIIQKHYYNIGIAADTERGLLVPVIKHADRKSVFAVSNEINELATKAREGKLAPHEMKGASMSITNIGSAGGQWFTPVINHPEVAILGIGRISEKPVIKNGEIVAAPVLALSLSFDHRMIDGATAQNALNHLKRLLSEPELLLMEA, encoded by the coding sequence ATGGCATTTGAATTCAGACTACCGGATATTGGCGAGGGTATTCACGAAGGCGAGATCGTGAAATGGTTCGTTAAAGCTGGAGATACAGTTAAAGAAGACGATATTCTTTGTGAAGTACAAAATGATAAAGCAGTAGTAGAAATCCCTTCACCAGTAGAAGGTAAAGTAGAGGAAGTTTTAGTAGGAGAAGGGACTGTTGCCGTTGTTGGTGATGTCTTAATCCGATTTGATGCACCTGGTTATGAGGACTTAAAGCTTAAAGGTGACGATCATGCTGAAGCGAAAACAGAAGCACAAGTTCAAGCAACTGCTGAATCTGGTCAGAATGTAGAAAAAGCTCCTACAAACGAGGAGAAGGCACCAGAAAAAGCTCAAGATAAAGCTCAAGACAAAGTGGAGACTGTTGTTGATGAATCAAAACGTGTGATTGCAATGCCTTCTGTACGTAAATTTGCACGTGATAACGATGTTAACATTCGTGAAGTGAAGGGTACAGGTAAAAATGGTCGAATCCTAAAAGAAGATATTGAAAACTTCTTAAAAGGTGGAGGTACTGTAGAAGCTCAAGCTGCGAATGTTGAAGCAACTGAAGCAACGGCGCAGGAAGAGACAGCAGCACCGGCAGCACCAGTAGTTCTTGAAGGGGAATTCCCTGAGACGCGTGAGAAAATGTCTGGTATTCGAAAAGCGATTGCAAAAGCAATGGTACACTCGAAACAAACGGCTCCTCATGTTACACTAATGGATGAAGTCGATGTAACAGCTCTTGTAGCACATCGTAAAAAATTCAAAGATATCGCTGCTGAAAAAGGTGTTAAATTAACATACTTACCATATGTAGTTAAAGCTCTTATTTCAACTTTACGCGAGTTCCCAGAATTTAACCGCTCATTAGATGATGCTACACAAGAAATTATTCAGAAGCATTACTATAATATCGGTATTGCTGCTGATACTGAAAGAGGCCTACTAGTACCAGTTATTAAGCATGCAGATCGTAAATCTGTATTTGCAGTGTCTAATGAAATCAATGAGTTAGCGACGAAAGCCCGTGAAGGCAAGCTTGCGCCACATGAAATGAAAGGTGCTTCCATGTCCATTACGAATATTGGCTCTGCAGGAGGACAATGGTTCACACCAGTAATTAATCATCCTGAAGTAGCAATTCTAGGTATTGGTCGAATTTCAGAAAAACCTGTAATAAAAAATGGTGAAATTGTAGCCGCACCTGTGTTAGCATTATCATTGAGCTTTGATCATCGTATGATCGATGGAGCCACTGCGCAAAATGCTTTAAATCACTTAAAGCGTTTGTTAAGTGAGCCAGAATTATTATTAATGGAGGCGTAA